Proteins from one Juglans microcarpa x Juglans regia isolate MS1-56 chromosome 6S, Jm3101_v1.0, whole genome shotgun sequence genomic window:
- the LOC121236615 gene encoding uncharacterized protein LOC121236615, translating to MRHALRAKNKLDFINGSLSQPTDPDNPLLDLWECCNDMVVSWIQNSINPSLKSSVIFVDNARDIWVDLQEPFSQQNGPRIFQLKMALAALSQDHDSVSIYYGKLKSLWDELAIYDPIPVCNCGTMKILLDRYQRDSVLQFLMGLHDSYSSIRD from the coding sequence ATGCGTCATGCCCTTCGAGCCAAAAACAAGCTCGATTTCATAAATGGCTCCCTCTCACAACCCACTGATCCAGACAACCCATTACTTGACCTCTGGGAGTGTTGCAATGATATGGTTGTTTCCTGGATCCAAAATTCCATCAATCCCTCTCTCAAATCTAGtgttatttttgttgataatgCTCGGGATATATGGGTGGACCTTCAAGAGCCTTTTTCTCAGCAGAATGGACCCAGAATTTTCCAACTTAAAATGGCTTTAGCTGCCCTTTCCCAAGACCATGATTCAGTGAGTATCTATTATGGAAAACTGAAATCactttgggatgaacttgctatATACGACCCTATCCCAGTCTGTAATTGTGGCACTATGAAAATCCTCCTGGACAGATATCAACGTGATTCTGTTCTCCAATTTTTAATGGGCTTGCATGATTCCTACTCCTCTATCCGTGACTAG